AGGCCGCGATAAAGTTGAACATGATCGTGGTGATCACGATATGGCTGCCGCGTTTGGCCTGAAGATAGGCCGGAATAGCCGCCCAGGCGGCGCCGAAAATCGCCGCGCCGACGGCAGCCCCGATCAACGCCAGCGACCAGTGCGGCCAGGGGATGTAGAGGCACACGAGCGCCACACCCAAGCCGCCAAGTGCTGCCTGACCCTCGCCACCGATGTTGAACATCCGCGCGTGAAACGCGATGGCAACCGCCAGACCGGTGAACATGAAGTTCGTGGCGTAATAGAGCGTATAGCCCCAGCCATAGCTCGACCCCAGCGCGCCGTTGACCATCAGCTTGACGGCGGCCACGGGATCTTCGCCGATGGCGAGAATGACCAGCGCGGACAGCACGGCGGCCAGCAACAGTGAAATCAGCGGCACGAGAACGATCTCGGCCCATTTTGGCATCACGTCCATGGCTCAGCTCTCCTTGCCGTGTGTGCCCGCATGGGCAAGGTTTTCCTCGATCTCGTCGACGCTATGGTCGTGACCGGTGTCGGTGATCCCGGCCATCAGCAGGCCGAGTTCTTTTTCGTCGGTCTCCGACGGCAGGCGTTCGCCCATGATCTTGCCGTCGAACATGACCGCGATGCGGTCGCTCAGCGCCATGATCTCGTCCAGCTCGACACTGACCAGCAGAACGGCCTTTCCCTTGTCGCGCAGGGCCACGACCTGCTGGTGGATGAATTCGATCGCACCGATGTCGACGCCGCGCGTCGGCTGACCGATCAACAGCAATTCGGGATCGCGTTCGATCTCACGGGCCAGAACAATCTTCTGCTGGTTCCCGCCCGAGAAATTCTTGGCCGCGAGCTTGGGGTCGGGCGGGCGCACGTCGAACCGCTCCATCTTGGCTTCGGTATCGGCGCGGATCGCTGCGTTGTTCATCAGCACACCGCTGTTATAGGCAGCGTCGTGATGATAGCCGAAAGCCACGTTTTCCCACGCCGCGAAATTCATGATCAGCCCCTCGCGCTGCCGGTCCTCGGGGACGTGGGCAATGCCATGCGCGCGACGCGACCGGCCATCGGAATGCTTGCCGGTCAGATCGAGCGGCTGGCCGGATACGGTAATGGTGCCGGTACCGCTGGCGTAGCCGCCCAACACTTCGAGAAGCTCGGACTGGCCGTTTCCGGCAACACCCGCGATGCCCAGCACCTCGCCCGCGCGCACCTGAAGATCGACGCCGCGCAGACGTTCGACGCCTTTTTCGTCCACGACGCGCAGGTTCTTGACGTCCAGCACCACGTCGCCGGGGGTGGCGGGCGCCTTGTCCACGCGCAGCAACACCTTGCGACCGACCATCAGTTCGGCAAGCTCGGCGGGGGAGGTCTCGGCGGTTTTGACAGTGGCGGTCATCTCGCCGCGGCGCATCACTGAAACGGTATCGGTGATCTCCATGATTTCGCGCAGCTTGTGGGTGATCAGGATGATCGTCTTGCCCTCTTCGCGCAGCCGTCCGAGAATGCGGAAAAGCTGATCGGCCTCCGCGGGTGTCAGAACGCCTGTCGGCTCGTCGAGGATCAGAATATCCGCCTGCCGGTAGAGCGCCTTCAGGATTTCGACACGCTGCTGCATCCCGACGCCGATATCCTGAACCAGCGCATCGGGTTCGACGCTGAGCCCGTAGTCGTCGGCCAGCTCGATCAGGCTGCGGCGCGCCTTTGCGATCGAGGGTTTCAGCAGACGGCCGTCTTCGGCGCCGAGGATGATGTTTTCCAGTACGGTGAAGTTCTCGACAAGCTTGAAGTGCTGGAAAACCATGCCGATGCCCGCGGCAATGGCCGCCTGGCTGTCGGGGATCTGCGTCCGCTGTCCCTTGATGTAAATTTCGCCCCGGTCCGCCTTGTAGAAGCCGTAGAGAATGCTCATCAGCGTGGATTTGCCCGCGCCGTTCTCGCCGATGATGCCGTGGATCGTGCCGGGCATCACGCGGATCGAGATATCCTTGTTGGCCTGTACGGGGCCGAAAGCTTTCGAGATGCCTTTGAGTTCGATGGCGGGAGCGGTTGTCATCGCAGGTATCCTAACGCGGGAAAGGGGGACCGTGACGTAAAAAGGGGCCGCGCCTGCTGTGGCGCGGCCCCGATGTCTTCTCTTGAGCGATCAGAAGCTCAGGGCGGGGCAGCTGTCGTCGGACATGTAGTCATGCACCTCAAGCTCGCCCGAAGAGATCTTGGCGGCGGCTTCGTCAACCATCGCCTGCATCTCGTCGGTGACGAGATCCGCGTTGTTCTCGTCCATCGCGTAGCCTACGCCACCGTTCGCGACGCCCATGACCTGGAAACCTGTTTCCATGCCGGGACCGTCTGAGAAGGCGTCATAGACGGCGTTATCGACGCGCTTGAGCATGGATGTCAGGACTTCGCCGGGGTGCAGGTAGTTCTGGTTGCTGTCCACGCCGATCGACAGGATGTCTTCGTCGGCAGCGGTTTGCAGAACGCCCACGCCGGTCCCGCCAGCGGCAGCAAAGACCACGTCGGAGCCTTGCGAAATCTGCGCCTTGGTCAGTTCGGACCCCTTCACCGGATCGTTCCAGGCTGCCGGTGTCGTGCCGGTCATGTTCGCGATCACGTTGATGTCGGGATTGGCCGCTTTCGCGCCCTGGGCGTAGCCGCAGGCGAATTTGCGGATCAGCGGGATGTCCATTCCGCCGATGAAGCTGACTGTGCCGGTTTCGGAGGCCTGTGCAGCCATCATGCCGACAAGGTAGGAGCCTTCGTGCTCGTTGAAGACAACCGAGCGGACGTTCGGCTGGTCAACGACCATGTCGATGATGACAAAGCTGGTGTCGGGATAGTCCTGTGCGACCTGACCCAGTGAATCGCCAAAGGCGAAACCGGCCATGACGATCGGGTTTGCGCCCGCTTCGGCAAAGCGGCGCAGGGCCTGCTCGCGCTGAGCTTCGGACTGAAGCTCGATCTCGCGGAACGATTCGCCTGTTTCTTCGGCCCAGCGCTGGGCACCGTTGAAAGCGGCCTCGTTGAAGGATTTGTCGAATTTGCCGCCAAGATCGAAGATCAGGGCAGGTTCGGCCAGTGCGGCACCGGCGCTCAGCGCCGTCACGGCGGCCGCGCCGAGGAATTTGGTCATCAGGGTCATGTTGGTCTCCCAGGGTTTGATATTGGGGCGCTTCCCGTGCGTT
Above is a window of Sulfitobacter sp. HNIBRBA3233 DNA encoding:
- a CDS encoding BMP family lipoprotein, producing MTLMTKFLGAAAVTALSAGAALAEPALIFDLGGKFDKSFNEAAFNGAQRWAEETGESFREIELQSEAQREQALRRFAEAGANPIVMAGFAFGDSLGQVAQDYPDTSFVIIDMVVDQPNVRSVVFNEHEGSYLVGMMAAQASETGTVSFIGGMDIPLIRKFACGYAQGAKAANPDINVIANMTGTTPAAWNDPVKGSELTKAQISQGSDVVFAAAGGTGVGVLQTAADEDILSIGVDSNQNYLHPGEVLTSMLKRVDNAVYDAFSDGPGMETGFQVMGVANGGVGYAMDENNADLVTDEMQAMVDEAAAKISSGELEVHDYMSDDSCPALSF
- a CDS encoding ABC transporter ATP-binding protein — its product is MTTAPAIELKGISKAFGPVQANKDISIRVMPGTIHGIIGENGAGKSTLMSILYGFYKADRGEIYIKGQRTQIPDSQAAIAAGIGMVFQHFKLVENFTVLENIILGAEDGRLLKPSIAKARRSLIELADDYGLSVEPDALVQDIGVGMQQRVEILKALYRQADILILDEPTGVLTPAEADQLFRILGRLREEGKTIILITHKLREIMEITDTVSVMRRGEMTATVKTAETSPAELAELMVGRKVLLRVDKAPATPGDVVLDVKNLRVVDEKGVERLRGVDLQVRAGEVLGIAGVAGNGQSELLEVLGGYASGTGTITVSGQPLDLTGKHSDGRSRRAHGIAHVPEDRQREGLIMNFAAWENVAFGYHHDAAYNSGVLMNNAAIRADTEAKMERFDVRPPDPKLAAKNFSGGNQQKIVLAREIERDPELLLIGQPTRGVDIGAIEFIHQQVVALRDKGKAVLLVSVELDEIMALSDRIAVMFDGKIMGERLPSETDEKELGLLMAGITDTGHDHSVDEIEENLAHAGTHGKES